In the genome of Candidatus Pristimantibacillus lignocellulolyticus, the window CTACATTAACTTGTCCTGCAGTACTAATTGCAATCGCATCATATCCCTCATACTCTGATAAATGTGCGATTAGTTTCTTAATAACAGCAGGACCACCAAGTTGACTATCTGTATCATAATCTCGATATGCTTCAATAGAACCATCTAACATACAACATATCGCTATTTTTGTTTTCGTTCCACCTATATCAGCAGCCAAAATTCTGTTCATGAGCATAACCTCATTTCAAAGATTATCGCCATTCTCAATTAACTATTAGCATACTTTTCAATGGTTCGGTCAATTAAATTAACGATCTCTATAATCATTTCAACATCTTCTAATGTTGTCGATGCCAGAGGTTTTCTCACTCCACCTACAACAACACCTCTTATTGCTAGTACATCCTTAATGACTGCATACATATGTCCTTGACAAGAACAAAGCTTAACAATAATTTCATTTATATCACTTTGAAGTGATGTCGCAGTTGCCATATCACCTTGTTTTACTAACTCTATTGCCTTAAGGAATAATTCAGGCATTGCCGCATAAGTTCCACCAATTCCACCATTTGCCCCCATCATTAAACCCGATACAAATTGTTCATCTGGGCCATTAAATACTAATGTGTTTGGTCCACCTACACGTTTGAAACGCTCAATGTCCATTGTTGGCATCGATGAGTTTTTAACACCAATTACTTTTTTGTTGGCGATTAACTTTGAAAAGACGCTAGGTGTTAACGTATATCCTGTTGTTTGCGGTATATTGTAAGCAATAAATGGTAGCGAACAATGCTCCATAATATCATTCCAGTATTGCAGTACAGAATCATCAGGTAATTTAAAGTAAATAGGAGGTATTGCTGATATTGCATC includes:
- a CDS encoding dihydrodipicolinate synthase family protein — translated: MRTDQLFGVIPAFYACYDDDGEISPARTEDLATYLYEKNVQGLYVGGSSGECIYQNLEERKAVLTYVANIMRGKLTLIAHVGAPSTRDSIALAKHAESLGYDAISAIPPIYFKLPDDSVLQYWNDIMEHCSLPFIAYNIPQTTGYTLTPSVFSKLIANKKVIGVKNSSMPTMDIERFKRVGGPNTLVFNGPDEQFVSGLMMGANGGIGGTYAAMPELFLKAIELVKQGDMATATSLQSDINEIIVKLCSCQGHMYAVIKDVLAIRGVVVGGVRKPLASTTLEDVEMIIEIVNLIDRTIEKYANS